One Triticum dicoccoides isolate Atlit2015 ecotype Zavitan chromosome 4B, WEW_v2.0, whole genome shotgun sequence genomic window carries:
- the LOC119295585 gene encoding ELMO domain-containing protein A-like isoform X1 produces MASKAIRRRPTEKERERHMETTMPESVTAPLLGNSAQGNKSEGYEPIPDFWDGKSRECLHWVHIVSTFITQSARKIVNAISEFGSFLARFFDCSRAPQSSQNAQTMLIHLSPLQEERLKFLRQRLNVPFDCSAVKHQDALKELWRLAYPNRELPPLKSDLWKEMGWQNSDPATDFRSGGFMSLENLIYFARNYPDSFHRLLHKADGERAEWEYPFAVAGVNVSYMLGQMLDLQSENRRSSKARVGFAQLLEDDEMAFDNLFCLAFQMLDAQWLARRASYMEFNEVLKSTLGQLEQELTIGGVSSVQNLPSFRMLRR; encoded by the exons ATGGCCTCGAAAGCTATAAGGAGGAGGCCTaccgagaaagaaagagagagacatATGGAAACAACAATGCCGGAATCTGTCACAGCACCTCTTCTAGGAAATAGTGCCCAGGGGAATAAATCGGAG GGGTATGAGCCTATACCGGATTTCTGGGATGGAAAATCACGCGAGTGCCTTCATTGGGTGCATATTGTATCTACTTTTATTACTCAGTCTGCAAGAAAGATAG TAAATGCTATTTCGGAGTTTGGTTCGTTCCTAGCAAGGTTCTTTGATTGCTCCCGTGCTCCCCAAAGTTCACAAAATGCACAGACAATGCTAATTCACCTCAGTCCATTACAG GAGGAGAGATTAAAATTCTTGAGACAAAGATTAAATGTGCCATTTGATTGTTCCGCTGTCAAGCACCAG GATGCACTAAAAGAACTTTGGAGATTGGCTTATCCTAACCGAGAACTTCCTCCTCTGAAATCAGATCTATGGAAGGAAATGGGCTGGCAGAACTCTGACCCAGCAACAGATTTTAG GTCTGGGGGATTCATGTCCTTGGAAAATCTAATATATTTTGCAAGAAATTACCCA GATTCCTTTCATCGGCTATTACACAAGGCAGATGGTGAGAGAGCTGaatgggaatatccttttgcagtaGCTGGCGTAAATGTATCTTATATGTTAGGTCAAATGCTGGATTTACAATCAG AAAATAGGAGGAGCTCAAAAGCAAGAGTTGGCTTTGCTCAACTACTTGAAGATGACGAGATGGCTTTCGATAACCTTTTCTGCCTAGCTTTTCAGATGCTCGATGCTCAGTGGCTTGCAAGGAGAGCTAGTTATATGGAATTCAAC GAGGTTCTGAAGTCCACACTAGGCCAGTTAGAGCAAGAGCTTACAATTGGAGGTGTTTCAAGCGTTCAGAATCTGCCATCGTTCAGAATGTTAAGGAGATAG
- the LOC119295585 gene encoding ELMO domain-containing protein A-like isoform X2, whose product MASKAIRRRPTEKERERHMETTMPESVTAPLLGNSAQGNKSEGYEPIPDFWDGKSRECLHWVHIVSTFITQSARKIVNAISEFGSFLARFFDCSRAPQSSQNAQTMLIHLSPLQEERLKFLRQRLNVPFDCSAVKHQDALKELWRLAYPNRELPPLKSDLWKEMGWQNSDPATDFRSGGFMSLENLIYFARNYPDSFHRLLHKADENRRSSKARVGFAQLLEDDEMAFDNLFCLAFQMLDAQWLARRASYMEFNEVLKSTLGQLEQELTIGGVSSVQNLPSFRMLRR is encoded by the exons ATGGCCTCGAAAGCTATAAGGAGGAGGCCTaccgagaaagaaagagagagacatATGGAAACAACAATGCCGGAATCTGTCACAGCACCTCTTCTAGGAAATAGTGCCCAGGGGAATAAATCGGAG GGGTATGAGCCTATACCGGATTTCTGGGATGGAAAATCACGCGAGTGCCTTCATTGGGTGCATATTGTATCTACTTTTATTACTCAGTCTGCAAGAAAGATAG TAAATGCTATTTCGGAGTTTGGTTCGTTCCTAGCAAGGTTCTTTGATTGCTCCCGTGCTCCCCAAAGTTCACAAAATGCACAGACAATGCTAATTCACCTCAGTCCATTACAG GAGGAGAGATTAAAATTCTTGAGACAAAGATTAAATGTGCCATTTGATTGTTCCGCTGTCAAGCACCAG GATGCACTAAAAGAACTTTGGAGATTGGCTTATCCTAACCGAGAACTTCCTCCTCTGAAATCAGATCTATGGAAGGAAATGGGCTGGCAGAACTCTGACCCAGCAACAGATTTTAG GTCTGGGGGATTCATGTCCTTGGAAAATCTAATATATTTTGCAAGAAATTACCCA GATTCCTTTCATCGGCTATTACACAAGGCAGATG AAAATAGGAGGAGCTCAAAAGCAAGAGTTGGCTTTGCTCAACTACTTGAAGATGACGAGATGGCTTTCGATAACCTTTTCTGCCTAGCTTTTCAGATGCTCGATGCTCAGTGGCTTGCAAGGAGAGCTAGTTATATGGAATTCAAC GAGGTTCTGAAGTCCACACTAGGCCAGTTAGAGCAAGAGCTTACAATTGGAGGTGTTTCAAGCGTTCAGAATCTGCCATCGTTCAGAATGTTAAGGAGATAG